In the genome of Zygosaccharomyces rouxii strain CBS732 chromosome G complete sequence, the window CACAGCATTGGCTAATAATTCGCCGTATCTACTTTATCCCTATGTGAATTCAGTATTAGATAACATCTGGAGAGCTCTAAGGGACACCAAATTAGTCATTGGGATGGATGCCGCCGTAACTTTGGGTAAATGCCTTTCGATTATCCAAGATAGAGATGCACCTTTAACCAAACAGTGGGTACAAAGACTTTTCAAAGGTTGTGTTTATGGTTTAACTCTGAATACAAATGAATCCATCCATGCTACTTTACTTGTTTACAGAGAGTTACTCACTTTGAAAGGATTTTACCTGGATGGCAAGTACGACGAAATATACCAATCCACAATGACCTATAAAGATCACAAATACGATGTCATTCGTAAAGAAGTTTATGCCATTTTACCATTGCTGGCGTCATTTGATCCTCAATTATTTGCTAAtaaatatttggatcaaaCTATGGTTCACTATTTGACCATTTTAAACAATATGAGTACCAGTGCAGCTAATCACAGCGATAAATCCGCCATCTTGGTTTCTATTGGTGACATTGCATACGAAGTAGGCTCAAATATTATGCCTTATATGGATCCAATACTGGATAACATTAGAGATGGTTTACAGACTAAATTCAAAAACaggaaaaaatttgaaaaagaattgttctATTGTATCGGCAAGCTAGCATGTGCAGTGGGGGCAGCGCTGTCTAAACATCTAAACAGGGGTCTGCTTTCTTTAATGCTTCTATGCCCATTATCTGACTACATGCAGGAAACTTTACTCAtaattaatgaaaagataCCCGCTCTAGAACCCACTATAAATTCCAGCTTACTCGATTTACTCTGTACTTCACTATCAGGCGATAAGTTCAAGCAACCAGGATCACCTATGTCActcaaatctttatcaatcGAAAGGGCACGTCAATGGAGAAATCAAAGCATATTACGCAAGACGGGTGAAGTAAATGACGACACCAATGATGCACAAATTTTGACACAGGCACTAAGAATGCTTCATACAATTAACCACAAGTCTTCCTTAACGGAATTTGTCAGATTGGTGGTAATACTTTACATTGAACATGAAAACCCCCATGTAAGAAAGTTGGCGGCATTAACTTCATGTGATTTGTTTGTTAAGGATAACATCTGCAAACAAACATCTTTACATGCATTAAATTCTGTCTCAGAAGTGCTAAGCAAACTGTTAACAGTAGCTATCACAGATCCAATAGCAGACATAAGGTTTGAAATCTTACAACATTTAGATTCTAGCTTTGATCCGCAATTAGCACAGCCAGACAACATGAGGCTTCTATTCATGGCTttaaatgatgaaatttttgcaaTTGAAATGGAGGCTATCCGAATAATAGGTAGACTCACGACAGTGAACCCAGCATACGTGGTTCCATCACTGAGGAAAACATTATTAGAGCTACTGACAGAATTGAGGTACTCCAACATGCCGcggaaaaaagaagaaagtgcAACTTTACTTTGTGCACTCATCAGCTCTAGTAGAGAGGTAACCAAGCCATACATTGAGCCGATTTTGGACGTTTTGTTACCCAAATCCAAGGACGGCTCTTCGGCTGTAGCTTCTACTGCTCTCAAAGCTGTTGGTGAACTTTCAGTTGtaggtggtgaagatatGAAGCAGTATTTGAGTGAGTTAATGCCTCTAATTATAAATACTTTCCAAGATCAATCTAATTCATTCAAAAGGGATGCAGCCCTTAAGACCTTAGGTCAATTGTCTGCATCTTCTGGTTACGTCATTGATCCACTATTAGACTATCCAGAACTGTTAGGTGTTTTAATCAACATCTTGAAATCAGAGAGTGCTCAAAATATAAGAAGGGAAACCGTACGGCTAATAGGTATATTAGGTGCTCTTGATCCATACAAGCATAGAGAAGTGGAAGTTACCTCAAATGCAAAGATTTCTGTTGAACAGAATGCACCATCTATCGATATCGCCCTGTTGATGCAAGGTATGTCACCATCTAATGAGGAGTACTACCCAACTGTTGTAATTAACAcactgatgaagatactacgtgattcatctttatcatCCCATCACACTGCCGTTATCCAGGCAATCATGCATATTTTCCAAACCCTTGGTCTTCGTTGCGTCCAATTTTTGGGTCAAATTATACCAGGTATCATAACAGTCATGCATTCTTGTCCTCCTTCATTGCTCGAATTTTATTTCCAACAGCTGGGCCTTCTAGTGTCCATCGTCAAACAACACATCAGGACTCACGTTGATGAAATGTACGAAGTGATTGAGGAATTTTTCCCCATAACCAAATTGCAAATTACTATCATATCAGTCATCGAATCTATTTCTAAAGCATTGGAAGGtgaattcaaaagatttgtCCCCAATACTTTGACCTTTTTCTTGAatgttttggaaaatgataaatCGAATAAAAAGGCGGTGTCTATTAGGATTTTGAAGTCTCTGGTCGTATTTGATAGTAATCTAGAGGACTATGCACATCTGATCATTCCAACAGTCGTCAGAATGGCAGAATATTCTCCCGGTACTTTGAGAATGATGGCGGTTGTTACCTTAGGGAAATTAGCCAAAAGCATTAACCTTTCTCAAATGTCATCTCGTATTGTGCAAGCGCTGGTACGCGTCCTGAATACGGAAGATAGAGAACTTGTCAGAGCTACCATGAACACTTTGAgtttgcttcttcttcagctaGGTGCTGATTTCACAGTGTTCATACCTATAATTAACAAGACATTAGTGAAAAACCACATTCAACATTCAATTTACGATCAGCTGGTTAACAAACTATTAAATAATGAAGGTTTGCCAACGAACATTTTATCTGATAGAGAATTTGATAACAATAAGAGAGAACCGACTGAAGCTGAATCTGCCGCGAAGAAACTACCTGTTAATCAATTGGTCTTGAAGAATACTTGGGATTGCAGTCAGCAGAGGACGAAAGAAGATTGGCAAGAATGGATTAGAAGACTATCCATCCAACTTTTGAAGGAATCACCTTCACATGCATTAAGAGCATGTTCTGGTCTAGCAGGAATTTACTACCCATTAGCCAGAGAATTGTTTAACGCGTCATTCGCTAGCTGCTGGACTGAGCTATATACACAATACCAAGAGGATTTGATTCAGTCACTTTGCTCAGCTCTTTCTTCGCCTCAAAACCCCCCAGAAATCCATCAGACTCTTCTGAACTTGGTGGAATTCATGGAGCATGATGATAAACCACTACCTATTCCCATTCAAACCTTAGGTAAATACGCTCAACGATGTCACGCATATGCTAAGGCATTACATTACAAAGAAGTTGAATTTATCCAGGAACCTTCCACTTCCACTATTGAGTCATTAATAAGCATCAATAATCAGCTTCACCAAACAGATGCAGCTATCGGTATACTAAAGCATGCACAGAGACACCATGATCTGCAACTAAAAGAAACTTGGTATGAAAAACTACAGAGGTGGGAAGATGCTCTGACTGCGTATAATCAAAGGGAGAATGCTGGTGAGGATTCGCTGGAAGTCACCATGGGTAAAATGAGATCCCTACATGCTCTTGGTGAGTGGGAACAATTGGCCGACCTATCATCTGAAAAATGGTCCATCTCTAAGCCTGACGTTCGTAATGTTATGGCACCATTAGCTGCTGGTGCAGCATGGGGTCTAGGACAGTGGGATAAAATCGAACAGTACATCAGTGTTATGAAACCACAGTCTCCaaataaagaattttttgatGCTGTATTGAGTTTGCATAAGaataattttgatgaagctgaaaagCATATCTTTAATGCCCGTGATCTGTTGGTTACCGAGATATCTGCCTTGATCAATGAAAGTTACAATAGAGCGTACAGCGTTGTCGTGAGATCCCAAATAATTGCAGAATTGGAGGAGATTATCAAATATAAGCAGTTACCTCTAAATTCGGAGAAACGTATTATGATCAGGAACACTTGGAATAAAAGGCTATTAGGTTGCCAGAAAAATGTGGATGTATGGCAAAGAGTGCTAAGGGTACGTTCCTTGGTGGTTAAACCAAAACAAGACATGCAAGTGTGGATCAAATTTGCCAACTTGTGTAGAAAATCAGGAAGAATGGGTTTGGCTCAAAAGGCACTAAACTCTCTTCTAGAAGAAGGTGGAGATCCTGAGCATCCTAATACAGCTAGAGCTCCTCCACCTGTTGTGTATGCACAACTGAAATACTTGTGGGCTACAGGTTCGCAGAAGGAGGCACTTCGTCATTTGATTGGCTTCACATCAAGAATGGCTCATGATCTGGGTCTTGACCCCAGCAACATGATCGCTCAAAGTGTCCCACAAAATAGCATCATTGCTCCTCATCATGTAGAGGATTACACTAAACTCTTGGCACGCTGTTTCCTGAAACAAGGTGAATGGAGGATTTCACTACAATCAAACTGGAGAATGGAAAATCCTGATGCTATCCTTGGTTCTTACCTTTTGGCCACTCATTTCGATGACAATTGGTATAAAGCATGGCACAATTGGGCTTTAGCTAACTTTGAAGTGATTTCGATGATAACTTCAGGCTCGAAGGATAAATCAATAAATGGTCTTCGTCCATCGACAAACGGTGTTtataaaattgaaaatggCATGATGGGATCCGATACGTTTACTCCAGAGGGGAACAGTTACCCAATAGAATTGATACAGAGACATGTTGTTCCAGCAATCAAGGGATTTTTCCATTCGATCTCTCTATCTGAAGCTAGTTCTCTCCAGGATACTTTGAGACTTTTGACTCTATGGTTCAcctttggtggtattcCAGAGGCCGCCCAGGCTATGCATGAAGGGTTCAGCATGATCAAAATTGGATATTGGTTAGAGGTTTTACCTCAATTGATTGCACGTATCCATCAACCAGACAAAGTGGTTAGTAGATCCTTGTTATCACTTCTTTCAGATTTCGGTAAAGCGCATCCTCAAGCGTTGGTTTATCCATTGACAGTCGCAATTAAATCAGAATCTGTTTCTAGACAGAAAGCAGCTCTATCCATCATAGAGAAAATGAGAATGCACAGTCCAGTTCTGGTTGATCAAGCTGAACTAGTTAGTCATGAATTGATCCGCGTGGCAGTATTGTGGCATGAGTTATGGTATGAAGGTTTAGAAGACGCCAGTAGACAGTTCTTCGGTGAACACAACACAGAAAAGATGTTTGCGACTTTGGAACCTTTGCATGAGATGTTGAAACGTGGCCCTGAGACCTTGAGAGAAATTTCATTCCAGAATTTATTTGGTAGAGATCTTAACGACGCTTATGAGTGGGTCTTAAATTTCAAACGTAAAAAGGATGTGAGTAATTTGAATCAAGCGTGGGACATATACTACAATGTCTTTAGAAGAATCAGCAGACAGCTACCACAGTTACAAACGTTGGAACTTCAACATGTTTCACCTAAGTTATTAATGGCTCGCGATTTGGAGCTAGCTGTGCCTGGTACCTATGCCGCAGGTAAAAAGATTATCAGgatttcaagatttgaacCCGTATTCTCAGTTATATCTTCGAAGCAAAGGCCTCGTAAATTTTCTATCAAAGGCAGCGATGGTAAGGATTACCAGTACGTTTTGAAAGGTCACGAAGATATTAGACAAGATAGTTTGGTCATGcaattatttggattagTGAATACATTGTTACAAAATGATTCTGAATGTTTCCAAAGACATTTAGATATCCAACAGTACCCTGCTATTCCACTTTCACCTAAATCTGGTCTTCTCGGTTGGGTTCCTAACAGTGATACTTTCCACGTTCTTATCCGTGAACATCGTGAAGCTAAAAAGATACCTCTCAACATTGAGCACTGGGTTATGCTGCAAATGGCTCCTGATTATGATAACTTAACTTTACTACAAAAGGTGGAAGTATTTACCTATGCACTTGACAATACGAGAGGTCAGGATCTTTACAAAGTCCTATGGTTAAAGAGTAGATCCTCCGAATCCTGGCTAGAACGTAGAACAACATACACGAGGTCTTTAGCCGTAATGTCAATGGTCGGTTACATATTAGGTCTTGGTGATCGTCATCCAAGCAATTTGATGTTGGACAGGAATACAGGTAAAGTTATCCACATCGATTTTGGTGATTGTTTCGAAGCCGCCATTCTAAGAGAGAAATTCCCTGAAAAAGTTCCATTCAGACTGACAAGAATGCTGACCTATGCTATGGAAGTTAGTGGAATTGAAGGTAGTTTCCGTATTACTTGTGAAAACGTGATGCGTGTCTTGAGAGCTAATAACGAATCTTTGATGGCTATCTTGGAAGCTTTTGCATTCGATCCTTTGATTCATTGGGGGTTCGATCTACCAACACAGACTATTATGGAACGGACTGATATCCAAATGCCTCTAACAAACACAAGTGAACTGTTGAGGAAAGATGTAATTACTGTGGAGGAAGCAGCCAAGATGGAGATAGAACagaaaaatgaaatcaGAAACGCAAGAGCCATGCTAGTTCTGAGACGTATTACCGATAAACTAACTGGTAACGATTTCCGTAGGTTCCAAGAGTTGAACGTTCCTGAGCAGGTGGATAAACTAATTCAACAAGCAACCTCTGTAGAAAACCTTTGCCAGCATTACATCGGATGGTGTCCATTCTGGTGAATAAACTTTTACTTTTACTATGATTATTAATTACCTATCGTTGAACTAATACTTGCTGCGTATTTATTGCAATGTACTTTTACAATACGTCTCCATTTAGATATTACCTGATGTTCCCCCATTAAGTTTAAATCGCTATCAAACATCGACTTGATGAGTACTCTGTCAATCTTAAGTTCCTTTTGTgccaattggaaatctccgtgtaattcttcatcatctttccCATACTtaaaatcaagaaattgtAATATTCCAATCAATCTTCCAACTTCCATACCAAGTCGACTTCCTAATGGGAATGCCGTGTCAAATCCTTCTTGTAATTTAGCTTCTTTAGATCCACTGATCCCATCAACGTATCctcttttgaaatggatGTCTCGTAGCTTCTTGAAATCCGGTGATTCTTGTACAACGCtgccatcatcatcagagTCTGATCCCCAAACGTCATCTAGTGAGTTGGACATTATTTAGCTGAAGCAATCAAAATTGAGGCTCTAGATAGTTTATCTCATCATAAGCTCATCGCTCCAAGGTCAACcgattttttttttctcttttatAATTACCATACACTAtgttaaaaaaaagatattcTTAGAATGAAAATATACTTAGttattgatcaattgttaAGCTGTAAGAGATCATAGGAGATCCTGATTGATAATGTTCGAAGGTTTTGGTGCTAATAAAAGGCGAAAGGTCAATATCGAGGAGGAACCAGAGCATACAAAGCCATGGGTCGAGAAATATAGACCTAAAAAGTTAGACGATGTGTCAGCTCAAGATCATACGATTTCAGTTCTGAAGAAAACCTTGACGTCTGCTAATTTACCACATATGCTATTTTATGGTCCTCCAGGTACTGGTAAGACATCTACCATCTTTGCATTGACTAGAGAATTATATGGACCCGAATTATCCAAGACTAGAGTTTTAGAACTGAATGCATCTGATGAACGTGGTATTGCCATTGTAAGAGAGAAAGTTAAGAATTTTGCAAGGTTAACTGTTTCAAAACCATCAAAGGAAGCCTTGGAAAAATATCCATGCCCACCTTATAAGATTATCATATTGGATGAAGCTGATTCAATGACTGCAGACGCACAAAGTGCGCTTCGTAGAACGATGGAAAATCATTCTAATGTTACCAGATTTTGTTTAATTTGCAACTACGTGACAAGGATAATTGACCCACTGGCATCGAGATGCTCTaaatttagatttaaaTCGTTGGATGAATCTAATGCAATAGGACGTTTAAAAGAGatttctcaattggaaaatgtacCACACGAAGAGGGCGCTTTACAGAGAATATTAGAGATTTCCAATGGTGATATGAGAAGGGCAATTACGCTTTTACAATCTGCAGCCAAACGTCTTGGTTTTGgagaattggataaaataACTTCACAAGAGGTGGAGGAATTAGCCGGCCTTGTCCCCACGcatattcttcaagaaaTGCTCAATAAGGTCTCTCAAGGTAATGTTAACGAGATTATCGAATATGTGAATGAATTTGTGAAAAACGGTTGGTCAGCGGTTTCAGTGGTAAATCAACTTCATGACTATTACATTACTAGTAACGACTATGGAACTGACtttaagaataaaatttcattattgCTATTTGACGCCGATGCTAAACTCGCCAATGGTACCAATGAACATCTGCAACTTCTCAACCTTCTAGTGCAGATTTCACAAGTGCCCACTTGAATATAAATAAAAACGCAATAATACCAAATTTTGTTTACGTACAAACTACTATCACCATATTATAAAACTACATGAGTATAATAGTAATTAATATAGGACCTTAAAGAGTCATGCTTCATGATACATTAGTATAGAACAACCAAATCCGAATAAGCAAATCTATTTTTTGGATTCCGTGCTATTTGCTTCCTGGTGCTGTTGATTAAAAACTGGAGGCTGCATTGGaaatgcattgaaattCATATTACCGGATGGGGGTGGCATGGGAGGGAAAAATCCTTGTCCCGCTGGAGGTGGCATTAGTCCGCCTTGAGGTGGTCCGTACATTGGATTAAAATTTGGTGGCATCATGGGGAAGCCTGGTGGTGCCATACCAGGAATAAATTGTGGAGGAACCATACCAGGCTGTAGTGGAGGAGGTGGTTGTTGAGTTTGCTGCATTCTACTGCCACTCTCTCTCGAATTGGCACCACCTGCATTACGTGCTCCCTTAGCACCGTTACTATGGTTATCATTCATTGGTGGTTGGCCACCACTACCACGAGGTTTCCCAGCTGGAGATCCAGTACCTGGTGGTTGTAGCCCCAGAGGCATACCTGCTTGACCACCAGGTGCTAGGCCTGGTGGGAATGCACCTGGTCCAGGTGGCATACCCATGGGGAAAGGTGCTGACATGCCCATACCCGCAGGAGGCTGCCCTCCCTGCGCTGAGACTCTTGGTGGCTGCTGACCCAAGGGAATACCAGATTGTCCACCTGGGGGAGGTAGCATGACTCCCGGTGGAGGTCCTGATGGCCCAGTTCCCTTTTGATTCTGTAATTCTCCCTTACTCAGTagattttggaagaaagCATTGTTTGTTTGCAATTGATCAGGAGCAATGACTGGCGGAGGCATTACAcgctgctgctgctgctgctgttgttgttgcagttgttggtggtgctgTTGGTGTTGACGGTGTTGCAGCTGTTGTTCTGGTAAACGTATTGGTGGTTGTGGTGGAACTTGTCCATGTGGCTGAGATGGTGGTACCactgaagaatttattgGTTTCTGTCTTACATCTTCAGTGTTTAAGGAAGCTTGATTCCTAGAACCTTTCGGTGTACCTGCCTCtttattgaagaaagacAGTAATTTGGATCCACCAGGGACACTTGGATTACGTGAGTTTGGTGTGCTCTCACCAATATTGCTATGACTATTTTTATTAGCCAAATTCTCAGGATCGTGTGAATTTCTCATTGTTGGTAACGAACTTGACGAAGAAGACTGTGTAAAAAACGATGAAAACCTAGAATAAGAACCCTTACCAGAGTCTGAATGGAGGTCCTTGTTTAAATtgttaatttcatcatctaaaCTCTTCTCAGTTTCGATAGATTCCGGTTGAGCCGGATTTGTAGCGGTATCATTCTGAATTTTATTCAAACCCAAGAAATCTGATATGGAACTGGAAGTTGCTGACAATGAAGGCTTAGAATTTCCTGAAGATTCAGCTGGAGGAAGGCCTTTCTTTCTACGTTCCatctctttcatctttgCTTTCCAAGATTCAAAATCTGCCATTGAATTACCAGTAGgttcaaattcttcttcaagagcttgtaaatcatcatGATTAACATtaatatctttttcttccataAATCCACTTCTCTCATGTTTAACAAATTTACCATTCTTTTTACCATTGGCCATTCTCGAGTATTTACCCTTATTGCCCTTCTTCTCGAATAGACTATTAGTATCTTCCCCTGAAAAGCCTTTGCCATTACTTGATCCGTTTAGACCTTTGTTAGAACCTCTATGACCCATTGGTTTGCCCTGATTAGCATGATCTGGTTGTTTATGATTTAATCTCcagaatttctttttggGCAAAGTAAAAACGATTTCTTCAACGAGTCCTTCTGGTAATTGTTTTGATATCGAAATAAGTTCATTGATACTGTAAACGTTCTGCTTGTTCAAAGTAATTGGTGGTTTATAATCACAATTGTACTGTTCAGCTGCTGCTTTCACATTTTCATCTGCtgaaaaatcaattccatcGGTAACTTGCTGACTCTGTTGACCATTGAAAATTCCCTGCCTGCTTCTAATATCATCAAAAAATTTAGCAATTTCATCTGCAGAACTCCTTTGAGGATTTTGCATATCTGTACCAATAGTTTCAGTCTCAGATCCGGCTGAAGCAGCTACCACGGGATCGTCCATtataatttcttttcaacttgTTTGGTGAACCTTCCTTTTAAATCTCTGGATGCCTGGAATGTCCGGCcaatttaaaaatggtaGAACCAATAATGGCCAAAATAATGGTTAAAAGGCCTTTAGATCACTTTAAAATGAAATGCTTAAGCTGTCCTTCGTGTTATTGTAATTGCATCCAAAATCTACAAGGGTTCGTTTTACTCACTTCACCATTCCCCTTCAAATGTcctgaaaaattgatggcCCTAGAAAAATTTTCTGATCACATCGAACGATCGAGATCGGCACATGtcacgtgaatatcacgtTTATAATAGTATCGGCGGCTATTTATTATTCCTTTTTAGCCATATTAGTAGGTATTATGATGTGTATTACACTACAGAATCACTCTCAGCAATCCGAGCAAAACAGCTATGTTCCGTGTAAAATTCAcaggaatttttgaagCCCATTAAAATGCTaatctttttgaaatataGATCTctatacatatatacatacatttttttgaaaaaaatacatTTTGTCGTTCTTTTCATGTCAGATTATTTATTAAGTTCACGTaatacttttcaaaatctttgcTATCTGCTAGGGCAAGTGCTTGAATTAATTCTAATCCCATATCCGATGGAAATTGAATCTGTGGGAAATAAACTTGGCCCAtgtatttcaaagatggatttGCCATTGGATCAGTACCGCCTCCACATTGTATGTATAGCTCTTTCAATAGGCGAGATAGATCACATGCAACTACCCGACAACTTCCATCTCTAATGTTAAATTTATAGTCGGGTTTAaatggaatttcaaatactAATGGTACAATTTTTgtgataaaaaattcattaagTCCTTCTAATGAACCAATATCAGATGCATGCATGTCATTTGGATCTGTACATTTACCAGAACCAAAACACTTGACAAAATTAGTTAAAACGTTAAGAGCCAATTTTATAGTCGAAGTTTCTTGAATCTCCTGTGGAATGAATACTAAAAGATCCATTAAAATGGTGGAAAGGGTAACTCTATTACGGTCTGTAAGTAACAATGAAGTTAtggaatttgaaataaaTGACTGTAAGAAACCGTAGTATgcttttttcaattggattttgtCTCTAAATGAATCTGTTACCACAACATTCTTACCATTATTGTCTCTTGTGCCACCTGCTGCCTCTGGGTTTGTTACTGCTGGTGTAGAACCGTTGTACCAAGATTCTGTTTCCAATGCACTCTCTTGATCAATCCGATCTATAATCGCATGAACTTTATCGATAACGGGGGTTAATAGATTGTCAAACAATTCGTAACAACCATTATCAGTATGGAACATGTGAATCATTT includes:
- the TOR1 gene encoding phosphatidylinositol kinase-related protein kinase TOR1 (highly similar to uniprot|P32600 Saccharomyces cerevisiae YKL203C TOR2 putative protein/phosphatidylinositol kinase involved in signaling activation of translation initiation distribution of the actin cytoskeleton and meiosis phosphatidylinositol kinase homolg), with translation MLSLRRKAGGHHHTRKKLTSSSRSADDISTTSAHDGGGIVTADGTRVTNGSGSDVKNYVDNEASIAIVDSNFSTFNLIFDKLRSPIPQERIAASYELKTSLISLVREVSVEQFQRFSNKINNKIFELIHGSDPDEKIGGILAVDTLIGFYAHTEELPNQTSRLANYLRVLIPSNDIEVMRLAANTLGKLAVPGGTLTSDFVEFEVKTCIEWLTTSPENSSSSSKQEYRKHASLLIITALANNSPYLLYPYVNSVLDNIWRALRDTKLVIGMDAAVTLGKCLSIIQDRDAPLTKQWVQRLFKGCVYGLTLNTNESIHATLLVYRELLTLKGFYLDGKYDEIYQSTMTYKDHKYDVIRKEVYAILPLLASFDPQLFANKYLDQTMVHYLTILNNMSTSAANHSDKSAILVSIGDIAYEVGSNIMPYMDPILDNIRDGLQTKFKNRKKFEKELFYCIGKLACAVGAALSKHLNRGLLSLMLLCPLSDYMQETLLIINEKIPALEPTINSSLLDLLCTSLSGDKFKQPGSPMSLKSLSIERARQWRNQSILRKTGEVNDDTNDAQILTQALRMLHTINHKSSLTEFVRLVVILYIEHENPHVRKLAALTSCDLFVKDNICKQTSLHALNSVSEVLSKLLTVAITDPIADIRFEILQHLDSSFDPQLAQPDNMRLLFMALNDEIFAIEMEAIRIIGRLTTVNPAYVVPSLRKTLLELLTELRYSNMPRKKEESATLLCALISSSREVTKPYIEPILDVLLPKSKDGSSAVASTALKAVGELSVVGGEDMKQYLSELMPLIINTFQDQSNSFKRDAALKTLGQLSASSGYVIDPLLDYPELLGVLINILKSESAQNIRRETVRLIGILGALDPYKHREVEVTSNAKISVEQNAPSIDIALLMQGMSPSNEEYYPTVVINTLMKILRDSSLSSHHTAVIQAIMHIFQTLGLRCVQFLGQIIPGIITVMHSCPPSLLEFYFQQLGLLVSIVKQHIRTHVDEMYEVIEEFFPITKLQITIISVIESISKALEGEFKRFVPNTLTFFLNVLENDKSNKKAVSIRILKSLVVFDSNLEDYAHLIIPTVVRMAEYSPGTLRMMAVVTLGKLAKSINLSQMSSRIVQALVRVLNTEDRELVRATMNTLSLLLLQLGADFTVFIPIINKTLVKNHIQHSIYDQLVNKLLNNEGLPTNILSDREFDNNKREPTEAESAAKKLPVNQLVLKNTWDCSQQRTKEDWQEWIRRLSIQLLKESPSHALRACSGLAGIYYPLARELFNASFASCWTELYTQYQEDLIQSLCSALSSPQNPPEIHQTLLNLVEFMEHDDKPLPIPIQTLGKYAQRCHAYAKALHYKEVEFIQEPSTSTIESLISINNQLHQTDAAIGILKHAQRHHDLQLKETWYEKLQRWEDALTAYNQRENAGEDSLEVTMGKMRSLHALGEWEQLADLSSEKWSISKPDVRNVMAPLAAGAAWGLGQWDKIEQYISVMKPQSPNKEFFDAVLSLHKNNFDEAEKHIFNARDLLVTEISALINESYNRAYSVVVRSQIIAELEEIIKYKQLPLNSEKRIMIRNTWNKRLLGCQKNVDVWQRVLRVRSLVVKPKQDMQVWIKFANLCRKSGRMGLAQKALNSLLEEGGDPEHPNTARAPPPVVYAQLKYLWATGSQKEALRHLIGFTSRMAHDLGLDPSNMIAQSVPQNSIIAPHHVEDYTKLLARCFLKQGEWRISLQSNWRMENPDAILGSYLLATHFDDNWYKAWHNWALANFEVISMITSGSKDKSINGLRPSTNGVYKIENGMMGSDTFTPEGNSYPIELIQRHVVPAIKGFFHSISLSEASSLQDTLRLLTLWFTFGGIPEAAQAMHEGFSMIKIGYWLEVLPQLIARIHQPDKVVSRSLLSLLSDFGKAHPQALVYPLTVAIKSESVSRQKAALSIIEKMRMHSPVLVDQAELVSHELIRVAVLWHELWYEGLEDASRQFFGEHNTEKMFATLEPLHEMLKRGPETLREISFQNLFGRDLNDAYEWVLNFKRKKDVSNLNQAWDIYYNVFRRISRQLPQLQTLELQHVSPKLLMARDLELAVPGTYAAGKKIIRISRFEPVFSVISSKQRPRKFSIKGSDGKDYQYVLKGHEDIRQDSLVMQLFGLVNTLLQNDSECFQRHLDIQQYPAIPLSPKSGLLGWVPNSDTFHVLIREHREAKKIPLNIEHWVMLQMAPDYDNLTLLQKVEVFTYALDNTRGQDLYKVLWLKSRSSESWLERRTTYTRSLAVMSMVGYILGLGDRHPSNLMLDRNTGKVIHIDFGDCFEAAILREKFPEKVPFRLTRMLTYAMEVSGIEGSFRITCENVMRVLRANNESLMAILEAFAFDPLIHWGFDLPTQTIMERTDIQMPLTNTSELLRKDVITVEEAAKMEIEQKNEIRNARAMLVLRRITDKLTGNDFRRFQELNVPEQVDKLIQQATSVENLCQHYIGWCPFW
- the YAE1 gene encoding Yae1p (similar to uniprot|P47118 Saccharomyces cerevisiae YJR067C YAE1 Essential protein of unknown function) yields the protein MSNSLDDVWGSDSDDDGSVVQESPDFKKLRDIHFKRGYVDGISGSKEAKLQEGFDTAFPLGSRLGMEVGRLIGILQFLDFKYGKDDEELHGDFQLAQKELKIDRVLIKSMFDSDLNLMGEHQVISKWRRIVKVHCNKYAASISSTIGN
- the RFC2 gene encoding replication factor C subunit 2 (highly similar to uniprot|P40348 Saccharomyces cerevisiae YJR068W RFC2 Subunit of heteropentameric Replication factor C (RF-C) which is a DNA binding protein and ATPase that acts as a clamp loader of the proliferating cell nuclear antigen (PCNA) processivity factor for DNA polymerases delta and epsilon) encodes the protein MFEGFGANKRRKVNIEEEPEHTKPWVEKYRPKKLDDVSAQDHTISVLKKTLTSANLPHMLFYGPPGTGKTSTIFALTRELYGPELSKTRVLELNASDERGIAIVREKVKNFARLTVSKPSKEALEKYPCPPYKIIILDEADSMTADAQSALRRTMENHSNVTRFCLICNYVTRIIDPLASRCSKFRFKSLDESNAIGRLKEISQLENVPHEEGALQRILEISNGDMRRAITLLQSAAKRLGFGELDKITSQEVEELAGLVPTHILQEMLNKVSQGNVNEIIEYVNEFVKNGWSAVSVVNQLHDYYITSNDYGTDFKNKISLLLFDADAKLANGTNEHLQLLNLLVQISQVPT